In a genomic window of uncultured Sphaerochaeta sp.:
- a CDS encoding Arc family DNA-binding protein: MDAKDKAKKQVLLRLSSSLWEELARWAEDDFRSINGQIEYLLTESVRKRRNKDLQDPDQ, from the coding sequence ATGGATGCAAAGGATAAGGCGAAGAAACAAGTATTGCTGCGTCTGTCGTCATCACTGTGGGAAGAGCTTGCCCGATGGGCGGAAGACGATTTCCGTTCCATCAATGGGCAGATAGAGTATCTGCTCACCGAGAGTGTCCGAAAACGCAGAAATAAGGATCTCCAGGATCCTGACCAATAG
- a CDS encoding 5'-nucleotidase C-terminal domain-containing protein produces the protein MKRNGLKRPVLFMLVLCLIASFTLAQPMMEVPSTEKLVILATTDLHGNVWGFSYENDKDTTNTGMARIASYVEEVRKQEPYVVLVDNGDTIQGNIMTDDLYNKREGEHPVMRAMNLLGYDSMTLGNHEFNFGENLIKRIQTLANFPILSANLARVDGTMAAVPYTIIERGGLKIGIIGLTNPNAPRWDGEKTDPFLYAPVGPAARRVVDIIKDKTDIIIVVSHVGLYPEYDEEGGSDGANSILSLCPEVDVLIVGHDHNAIKEFEGTTVIGGARNLGREVIRIDLTLDKQKQVIDRKIELVDMANYQPSDLIRKNAFIAEAHKATRDFISGGAPTADGKSSGGIFGKAAVDFQPKNEIAGIPEGKLRDTAVMDLINDVQLLNSGADVSAAALFADTSDIKAGDINYGTIFGIYKYDNTLYRVKVTGKELKSYMEWSAACYNQWVEGDVSISFNPEKPGYLYDMFSGVDYEIDLSKPVGQRIRNVRFKGKLLSDEQELTLAVNNYRYSSALKAQKLVAGTKEWESPNSIRDMLVEYIKSKGVIQPKVDNNWKIVGVNLASPYRDQLVKMVNEGKLEVPYAKALNVNELKKQGVIK, from the coding sequence ATGAAACGAAACGGATTGAAGCGACCAGTTCTGTTCATGCTGGTTCTGTGCCTCATCGCGAGCTTTACGTTAGCACAACCAATGATGGAAGTGCCGAGTACGGAAAAGCTTGTCATCCTGGCAACCACGGACCTTCATGGAAATGTCTGGGGGTTCAGCTATGAGAACGACAAGGATACGACCAACACCGGCATGGCCAGGATCGCATCCTATGTCGAGGAAGTTCGCAAGCAGGAACCGTATGTGGTCTTGGTGGACAATGGGGATACCATCCAAGGCAACATCATGACCGATGACCTGTACAACAAACGCGAAGGCGAACATCCGGTCATGCGGGCAATGAACCTGCTCGGCTATGATAGCATGACGCTGGGGAATCATGAGTTCAACTTCGGGGAAAATCTGATCAAGCGGATCCAGACCCTGGCGAATTTCCCGATTCTTTCGGCCAACCTTGCCCGCGTCGACGGAACCATGGCCGCGGTGCCGTATACCATCATCGAACGTGGTGGACTGAAGATCGGTATCATCGGATTGACCAATCCGAACGCACCGCGTTGGGACGGGGAGAAAACCGACCCCTTCCTCTATGCTCCGGTAGGTCCGGCAGCAAGAAGGGTGGTGGACATCATCAAGGACAAGACGGACATCATCATCGTTGTCAGCCATGTCGGGCTCTATCCTGAGTATGACGAGGAAGGGGGCAGTGACGGGGCGAACAGCATTCTGTCCTTGTGCCCCGAAGTCGATGTGCTCATCGTCGGGCATGATCACAATGCCATCAAGGAGTTCGAAGGCACCACCGTCATCGGCGGGGCACGTAACCTTGGTCGTGAAGTCATTCGCATCGACCTGACGTTGGACAAGCAGAAGCAAGTCATAGACCGGAAGATCGAGCTGGTGGATATGGCAAACTACCAGCCGAGTGACCTGATCCGCAAGAATGCCTTCATTGCAGAAGCTCACAAGGCAACTCGTGATTTCATCAGTGGTGGAGCACCCACGGCAGATGGAAAGAGCAGCGGAGGCATTTTCGGCAAGGCTGCAGTGGACTTCCAGCCGAAGAACGAGATCGCCGGCATTCCGGAAGGAAAGCTCCGTGATACCGCAGTCATGGATCTGATCAATGACGTACAGCTGCTCAACAGCGGAGCCGATGTTTCTGCTGCCGCCCTCTTTGCCGATACCAGTGACATCAAGGCAGGGGATATCAACTACGGAACCATTTTCGGCATCTACAAGTACGACAACACGCTCTATCGCGTGAAGGTGACAGGCAAGGAGCTGAAATCCTACATGGAATGGTCGGCCGCCTGCTACAACCAGTGGGTGGAAGGGGATGTGTCGATCAGCTTCAATCCCGAGAAGCCCGGGTACCTGTATGATATGTTCAGTGGTGTCGACTATGAGATCGATCTCTCCAAGCCGGTGGGGCAGAGAATACGCAATGTGCGCTTCAAGGGCAAGCTGCTCTCAGACGAGCAGGAGCTGACCCTTGCGGTGAACAACTATCGCTACTCATCAGCCCTGAAAGCCCAGAAGCTTGTTGCTGGGACCAAGGAGTGGGAGAGCCCGAACTCGATCCGCGACATGTTGGTCGAGTACATCAAGAGCAAAGGTGTCATCCAGCCGAAGGTCGACAACAACTGGAAGATCGTAGGCGTCAACCTTGCAAGCCCGTATCGTGACCAATTGGTGAAGATGGTCAATGAGGGGAAGCTTGAAGTACCCTATGCCAAGGCTTTGAATGTCAACGAACTGAAAAAGCAAGGCGTCATCAAATAA